In the Pseudomonas sp. ADAK2 genome, one interval contains:
- a CDS encoding pyridoxal phosphate-dependent aminotransferase: MRYSALTQRIAGDGAAAWQIHDRALELREQGVDVLLLTVGDPDFDTPRPIVQAAIDSLLAGDTHYSDVRGTRALRDSIASRHRRRSGQAVDAGHVIVLPGAQCAVYSVAQCLLDPGDEVIVAEPMYVTYEGVFGACGAKVVPVAVRPENGFRVDPADVAALITPKTRVILLNSPNNPSGASLSLKIWQELAQLCVRHDLWLISDEVYSDLLYEGEHVSPASLPGMAERTATINSLSKSHAMSGWRVGWVIGPKPLAEHLMHLSLCMLFGIPDFVQKAAQVALDGDLPEVAQMREEYRQRRDLVCARLSACPGIRPIVPDGGMFVMVDIRPTGLCAQGFAERLLEGYGVSVLAGEAFGPSAAGHIRIGLVVDQVKLADACRRIALCAADLLEARRA; this comes from the coding sequence ATGCGCTATTCAGCCCTGACCCAACGCATCGCCGGTGACGGAGCGGCAGCCTGGCAGATTCATGATCGAGCGCTGGAGTTACGAGAGCAGGGCGTTGATGTGTTGCTGCTGACCGTGGGCGATCCGGATTTCGACACGCCCAGACCGATCGTCCAGGCCGCCATCGACAGTTTGTTGGCCGGCGACACCCATTACTCGGATGTGCGCGGCACTCGGGCGCTGCGCGACAGCATCGCCAGCCGTCACCGGCGCCGCAGTGGTCAGGCGGTGGATGCCGGGCATGTGATTGTCTTGCCGGGGGCGCAATGTGCGGTGTACTCGGTGGCGCAATGCTTGCTCGATCCGGGCGATGAAGTGATCGTCGCCGAACCGATGTACGTCACCTATGAAGGCGTTTTCGGGGCCTGCGGGGCCAAAGTGGTGCCCGTTGCGGTGCGGCCGGAGAACGGCTTTCGCGTGGACCCGGCCGATGTCGCGGCGCTGATCACGCCCAAAACCCGGGTCATTTTACTCAACAGTCCGAACAATCCTTCCGGCGCCAGTCTTTCATTGAAGATCTGGCAAGAGCTGGCGCAGCTGTGCGTTCGTCACGACTTATGGCTGATCAGCGATGAGGTCTACAGCGACTTGCTGTACGAAGGCGAGCATGTCAGCCCCGCCAGTTTGCCCGGCATGGCCGAGCGTACCGCGACCATTAATAGCCTGTCCAAATCCCACGCCATGAGCGGCTGGCGGGTTGGTTGGGTCATCGGCCCCAAACCCTTGGCCGAGCACTTGATGCACCTGTCGTTGTGCATGCTGTTTGGCATTCCGGACTTCGTGCAGAAAGCCGCACAAGTGGCGCTGGATGGAGATTTGCCGGAAGTGGCGCAAATGCGCGAAGAGTATCGCCAGCGACGCGACCTGGTGTGCGCACGGTTAAGCGCATGCCCGGGTATCCGGCCGATCGTGCCCGATGGCGGGATGTTCGTGATGGTCGACATACGCCCGACCGGGCTATGTGCCCAGGGGTTTGCCGAGCGGTTGCTGGAAGGGTATGGCGTTTCGGTGTTGGCGGGTGAAGCCTTCGGGCCGAGTGCGGCGGGGCATATCCGGATTGGCTTGGTGGTGGATCAGGTGAAACTGGCGGATGCGTGTCGGCGGATAGCCCTTTGTGCGGCGGATTTGCTGGAGGCGCGTAGAGCCTGA
- a CDS encoding NAD(P)-dependent oxidoreductase has product MKKQVVLYKKLSPLLMARLHEQTDVTLIDSLDAEGLAKLRDALPRAQGLLGASLKLDAGLLDLAPNLEAIASVSVGVDNYDIDYLTERRILLSNTPDVLTETTADTGFALILASARRVVELANMVRAGQWNRNVGPAQFGTDVHGKTLGIIGMGRIGEALAQRGHFGFGMPVIYHSHSPKPAVEQRFNAQYRSLPQLLQEADFVCLTLPLTAETERLIGAEQFALMGPETIFINISRGKVVDEAALIQALREGQIRAAGLDVFEREPLNHDSPLMQLNNVVATPHIGSATHETREAMARCAVDNLLMALAGERPVNLVNAGAWKA; this is encoded by the coding sequence ATGAAAAAGCAGGTCGTGCTGTACAAGAAACTCTCGCCGTTGCTGATGGCTCGCCTGCATGAGCAGACCGACGTGACCCTGATCGACAGCCTCGATGCCGAGGGTTTGGCCAAGTTGCGCGATGCCTTGCCCCGCGCTCAGGGTTTACTCGGCGCCAGTCTGAAACTGGACGCTGGCTTGCTCGACCTGGCGCCAAACCTGGAAGCGATTGCCAGCGTTTCGGTGGGCGTCGACAACTACGACATCGACTACCTGACCGAGCGCCGGATCCTGCTCAGCAACACCCCGGATGTGCTTACCGAAACCACCGCCGACACCGGTTTCGCGCTGATCCTGGCCTCCGCGCGGCGTGTGGTGGAACTGGCGAATATGGTTCGCGCCGGCCAGTGGAATCGTAACGTCGGCCCGGCGCAGTTCGGCACCGATGTGCATGGCAAGACCCTGGGCATCATCGGCATGGGGCGCATTGGTGAAGCGTTGGCCCAGCGTGGCCATTTCGGCTTTGGCATGCCGGTGATCTATCACAGCCACTCGCCGAAACCGGCGGTGGAACAGCGTTTCAATGCGCAATACCGCAGCCTGCCGCAGCTGTTGCAAGAGGCGGATTTCGTGTGCCTGACCTTGCCGCTGACCGCTGAAACCGAACGGTTGATCGGTGCCGAGCAATTTGCCTTGATGGGCCCGGAAACAATCTTCATCAACATTTCCCGGGGCAAAGTGGTGGACGAAGCGGCGCTGATCCAGGCCCTGCGTGAGGGACAGATTCGTGCGGCGGGGCTGGATGTGTTTGAGCGTGAGCCGCTGAATCACGATTCGCCGCTGATGCAGTTGAACAACGTGGTGGCGACGCCGCACATTGGCTCGGCGACCCATGAGACGCGGGAGGCGATGGCCAGGTGTGCGGTGGACAATCTGCTGATGGCGTTGGCGGGTGAGCGGCCGGTGAATCTGGTGAATGCCGGGGCCTGGAAGGCCTGA
- a CDS encoding MFS transporter, giving the protein MKTATLATRRWWYIMPIVFITYSLAYLDRANYGFAAASGMAEDLMITPGLSSMLGALFFLGYFFFQVPGAIYAQKHSVKKLIFVSLILWGGLATLTGIVSSAYWLIVIRFMLGVVEAAVMPAMLVYLCHWFTRAERSRANTFLILGNPVTMLWMSVVSGYLVQHFSWRWMFIIEGLPAVLWAFIWWRLADERPAQAEWLSDQEKQDLESALAAEQVGIKAVKNYAEAFRSPKVIVLALQFFCWSIGVYGFVLWLPSILKAGLQMDMVEAGWLSALPYLAAVIGMLAVSWGSDKLQKRKRFVWPPLLIASIAFYGSYALGAEHFWWSYTLLVIAGACMYAPYGPFFAIVPEILPANVAGGAMALINSMGALGSFGGSYLVGYLNSTTGSPGASYLLMSGALMLSVVLTIFLKPGASDRVVAKAVAKRPVPAHP; this is encoded by the coding sequence ATGAAAACCGCAACACTCGCCACCCGCCGCTGGTGGTACATCATGCCCATCGTCTTCATCACCTATAGCCTGGCGTACCTGGATCGCGCCAACTATGGGTTCGCCGCCGCCTCCGGGATGGCCGAAGACCTGATGATCACTCCGGGCCTGTCGTCGATGCTCGGGGCGCTGTTCTTCCTCGGCTACTTTTTCTTCCAGGTGCCAGGCGCGATCTATGCGCAGAAGCACAGCGTGAAGAAACTGATTTTCGTCAGCCTGATCCTTTGGGGCGGCCTCGCCACCCTGACCGGGATCGTCTCCAGCGCCTATTGGCTGATTGTCATCCGCTTCATGCTCGGCGTGGTTGAAGCCGCGGTGATGCCGGCGATGCTGGTCTACCTGTGCCACTGGTTCACCCGCGCCGAACGCTCGCGGGCCAATACCTTTCTGATCCTCGGCAACCCGGTGACCATGCTGTGGATGTCGGTGGTCTCGGGCTACCTGGTGCAGCATTTCAGCTGGCGCTGGATGTTCATCATCGAAGGCTTGCCGGCGGTGCTCTGGGCCTTTATCTGGTGGCGTTTGGCCGATGAACGTCCAGCCCAGGCCGAGTGGCTCAGCGACCAGGAAAAACAAGACCTGGAAAGCGCCCTGGCGGCCGAACAAGTCGGGATCAAAGCGGTGAAAAACTACGCCGAAGCCTTCCGCTCACCCAAAGTGATCGTGCTGGCCTTGCAGTTTTTCTGCTGGAGCATTGGCGTCTACGGTTTCGTGCTGTGGCTGCCATCGATCCTCAAGGCCGGTTTGCAGATGGACATGGTCGAAGCCGGCTGGCTCTCGGCGCTGCCGTACCTGGCGGCGGTGATCGGCATGCTCGCGGTGTCCTGGGGTTCGGACAAATTGCAGAAGCGCAAACGCTTCGTCTGGCCTCCACTGCTGATCGCCTCAATTGCGTTCTACGGTTCCTACGCCTTGGGCGCTGAACATTTCTGGTGGTCCTACACCTTGCTGGTGATCGCCGGGGCTTGCATGTATGCGCCTTACGGGCCGTTCTTTGCGATTGTCCCGGAAATCCTTCCGGCCAACGTTGCCGGTGGCGCCATGGCCCTGATCAACAGCATGGGCGCCCTCGGTTCGTTTGGCGGTTCTTATCTGGTCGGTTACCTGAATAGCACCACCGGTTCGCCCGGCGCTTCTTATCTGTTGATGAGCGGCGCATTGATGCTCTCGGTCGTGCTGACGATTTTCCTCAAGCCCGGTGCGAGTGACCGGGTCGTGGCCAAAGCCGTTGCGAAACGGCCGGTGCCTGCTCACCCTTGA
- a CDS encoding sugar kinase, which yields MSEIDILSFGETMAMFVAEQNGDLAEVGHFHKRIAGADNNVAIGLSRLGFNVAWLSRVGADSLGRFVIDTLEKEGLDCRHVELDSAHPTGFQLKSRTDDGSDPVVEYFRRGSAASHLSVQSIKPELLSARHLHATGIPPALSASAREMSFELMSRMRNAGRSVSFDPNLRPSLWASEQQMISEINRLAALAHWVLPGLSEGRLLTGFEDPADIAAFYLDQGAEAVAIKLGPHGAYYRTHLDQGFVAGVPVATVVDTVGAGDGFAVGMISALLENHSFADAVQRANWIGSRAVQSRGDMEGLPTRMELPSHIPDRPHAPAWECSP from the coding sequence ATGTCTGAGATCGATATTCTGTCGTTCGGCGAAACCATGGCGATGTTCGTCGCCGAGCAGAACGGTGACCTGGCCGAGGTCGGGCATTTTCATAAACGCATTGCCGGGGCCGACAACAACGTGGCCATTGGTTTATCGCGGTTGGGGTTCAACGTCGCCTGGCTGAGCCGGGTGGGTGCTGATTCCCTGGGTCGGTTTGTTATCGATACGCTGGAAAAAGAAGGCCTCGATTGCCGCCATGTCGAGCTCGATTCGGCCCACCCAACCGGTTTTCAACTCAAGTCGCGCACCGACGATGGCAGCGATCCGGTGGTCGAGTATTTCCGTCGAGGTTCAGCGGCCAGTCACTTGTCGGTGCAGTCGATCAAACCTGAGCTGTTGAGCGCCAGGCACTTGCACGCCACCGGCATTCCTCCGGCGCTCTCGGCAAGCGCCCGTGAGATGTCTTTCGAGTTGATGAGCCGCATGCGCAATGCCGGACGCAGCGTGTCCTTCGACCCGAACCTGCGCCCGAGCCTGTGGGCCAGCGAGCAACAGATGATCAGCGAGATCAACCGCCTCGCCGCCCTCGCCCACTGGGTGCTGCCGGGTTTGAGCGAGGGTCGCTTGCTCACCGGTTTTGAAGACCCGGCCGACATTGCGGCGTTTTACCTCGATCAAGGGGCGGAAGCGGTAGCGATCAAGCTTGGGCCCCACGGTGCGTATTACCGCACGCATCTGGATCAGGGTTTTGTGGCCGGCGTGCCGGTGGCAACCGTTGTCGACACCGTCGGCGCCGGCGACGGGTTTGCCGTCGGCATGATCAGCGCCCTGCTGGAAAACCACAGCTTTGCCGACGCCGTGCAGCGCGCCAACTGGATTGGCAGCCGGGCGGTGCAGAGTCGGGGGGATATGGAAGGATTGCCGACCCGAATGGAACTGCCGAGCCACATACCCGATCGTCCCCACGCTCCTGCGTGGGAATGCAGCCCGTGA
- a CDS encoding sugar phosphate isomerase/epimerase family protein: protein MNKPPVSISLSSYGADLVRQRGQGSFVDVLAAAGATRIEWREELLTVEDPAQLADATQAQGLESVYSSPMELWLAGQSRPNAELARTLQRAQTFGAKWLKVSLGYFTDNNDLQALARQLSQCPVQLLVENDQTLHGGRIEPFQRFFNEVEQHNLPIKMTFDIGNWQWQDQSAASAARLLGRHVGYVHCKAVARRADGKLVAIPPGAADLHLWEQLLRHMTQGIMRAAEYPLQGDDLVQLTSEHVATLARLGQSRLESAHV from the coding sequence ATGAATAAACCACCCGTTTCCATCAGCCTGTCGAGTTACGGCGCCGACCTGGTGCGCCAGCGCGGTCAAGGCAGTTTTGTCGACGTATTGGCCGCCGCCGGCGCTACACGCATCGAATGGCGTGAAGAGTTGTTGACGGTTGAGGACCCGGCACAACTGGCCGATGCCACTCAGGCTCAAGGTCTGGAAAGCGTCTACTCCTCACCCATGGAACTGTGGCTGGCCGGTCAATCCCGGCCCAACGCTGAACTGGCCAGGACCCTGCAACGGGCTCAGACCTTCGGCGCCAAGTGGCTGAAAGTCTCGCTCGGCTACTTCACCGACAACAACGATCTCCAGGCATTGGCCAGGCAACTGAGCCAGTGCCCGGTGCAACTGTTGGTCGAAAACGACCAGACCTTGCACGGCGGCCGCATTGAGCCGTTCCAGCGTTTCTTCAATGAAGTCGAGCAGCACAACTTGCCGATCAAAATGACCTTCGACATCGGCAACTGGCAATGGCAGGACCAGTCCGCCGCCAGCGCCGCGCGGTTGCTGGGTCGGCACGTTGGCTACGTACATTGCAAGGCGGTAGCGCGCCGCGCCGACGGCAAACTGGTGGCGATACCACCCGGCGCCGCCGACCTGCATCTGTGGGAACAACTGCTGCGGCACATGACCCAAGGCATCATGCGGGCGGCGGAATATCCGTTGCAGGGCGATGACCTGGTGCAACTGACCAGCGAACACGTGGCCACCCTCGCCCGCCTCGGTCAATCACGGTTGGAGAGCGCGCATGTCTGA
- a CDS encoding LacI family DNA-binding transcriptional regulator, protein MNDFSAAQRSRVTMLDVAEHAGVSKASVSRFIGDDRALLSDATALRIEQAISELGYRPNQMARGLKRGRTRLIGMLVADIRNPYSIAVMHGVETACRQHGYSLVVCNTDRDDEQERQHLALLRSYNIEGLIVNTLGHHRDELRELHREMPLVLVDRKVEQLESDLVGLDNPAAVAMALAHLEERGYRDVLLVTEPFDGTSSRIERVSSFKAQIEQRSALQGAVVETGGELTSRLKTFLDTPGPGPKALFCANGIAALASTHSLRELGCNLFEDIGLIALDDLDWYPLVGSGITALAQPTAEIGASAFECLLKRLRGDVGAVRTVDFAARLIVRGSTRGVLG, encoded by the coding sequence GTGAACGATTTCTCCGCCGCCCAGCGCAGCCGCGTCACCATGCTCGACGTCGCCGAACACGCCGGCGTGTCCAAGGCCAGCGTCTCGCGCTTCATTGGCGATGACCGCGCCCTGCTCTCCGACGCCACTGCCCTGCGCATCGAACAAGCCATCAGTGAATTGGGCTACCGCCCGAACCAGATGGCCCGCGGCCTCAAACGCGGACGCACCCGCCTGATCGGCATGCTGGTGGCCGATATCCGTAACCCTTATTCGATTGCCGTGATGCATGGCGTGGAAACCGCTTGCCGCCAACACGGTTACAGCCTTGTGGTGTGCAATACCGATCGCGATGACGAGCAGGAACGTCAGCATTTGGCGCTGTTGCGTTCGTACAACATCGAAGGCTTGATCGTGAACACCCTGGGCCATCACCGCGATGAACTGCGCGAGTTGCATCGGGAAATGCCGCTGGTGCTGGTGGACCGCAAGGTCGAGCAGCTCGAAAGCGATTTGGTGGGCCTGGATAATCCGGCTGCTGTCGCCATGGCCCTCGCCCACCTGGAAGAGCGCGGCTATCGCGATGTGCTGTTGGTGACTGAACCGTTTGACGGCACCAGTTCGCGGATTGAACGGGTGAGCAGTTTCAAGGCGCAAATTGAGCAACGTTCGGCGCTGCAAGGTGCAGTGGTCGAAACCGGCGGCGAGCTGACTTCTCGTTTGAAAACCTTCCTCGATACACCTGGCCCTGGGCCGAAAGCGCTGTTCTGTGCCAACGGGATTGCCGCGCTGGCCAGCACCCATTCGTTGCGCGAACTGGGGTGCAATCTGTTTGAAGACATCGGCCTGATCGCCCTTGATGATCTGGATTGGTATCCGTTGGTGGGCAGCGGGATCACCGCCCTGGCCCAGCCGACGGCGGAGATTGGCGCGAGTGCGTTTGAGTGTTTGCTCAAGCGGTTGCGCGGGGATGTCGGGGCGGTGCGTACGGTGGATTTTGCGGCGCGGTTGATTGTACGTGGGTCGACCCGTGGGGTTTTGGGTTGA